One genomic window of Piliocolobus tephrosceles isolate RC106 chromosome 19, ASM277652v3, whole genome shotgun sequence includes the following:
- the CLDN8 gene encoding claudin-8 gives MATHALEIAGLFLGGVGMVGTVAVTVMPQWRVSAFIENNIVVFENFWEGLWMNCVRQANIRMQCKIYDSLLALSPDLQAARGLMCAASVMSFLAFMMAILGMKCTRCTGDNEKVKAHILLTAGIIFIVTGMVVLIPVSWVANAIIRDFYNPIVNVAQKRELGEALYIGWTTALVLIVGGALFCCNFCCNEKSSSYRYSIPSHRTTQRSYHMEKKSPSVYSRSQYV, from the coding sequence ATGGCAACCCATGCCTTAGAAATTGCTGGGCTGTTTCTTGGTGGTGTTGGAatggtgggcacagtggctgtcaCCGTCATGCCTCAGTGGAGAGTGTCGGCCTTCATTGAAAACAACATCGTGGTTTTTGAAAACTTCTGGGAAGGACTGTGGATGAATTGCGTGAGGCAGGCTAACATCAGGATGCAGTGCAAAATCTATGATTCCCTGTTGGCTCTTTCTCCAGACCTACAGGCAGCCAGAGGACTGATGTGTGCTGCTTCCGTAATGTCCTTCTTGGCTTTCATGATGGCCATCCTTGGCATGAAATGCACCAGGTGCACGGGGGACAATGAGAAGGTGAAGGCTCACATTCTGCTGACAGCTGGAATCATCTTCATCGTcacgggcatggtggtgctcatcCCTGTGAGCTGGGTTGCCAATGCCATCATCAGAGATTTCTATAACCCGATAGTGAATGTCGCCCAAAAACGTGAGCTTGGAGAAGCCCTCTACATAGGATGGACCACTGCACTCGTGCTCATTGTTGGAGGAGCCCTGTTCTGTTGTAATTTTTGTTGCAATGAAAAGAGCAGTAGCTACAGATACTCGATACCTTCCCATCGCACAACCCAAAGAAGTTATCACATGGAAAAGAAGTCACCGAGCGTCTACTCCAGATCTCAGTATGTGTAG